The segment ataaaaatcacaaatggttcAGTAGAGCAGACCACAAACTGCAGAGCAAAAAtgtgtgtaaaaatgtgtgtgaaaatcatgtccgtttgtccacagggatgccaGGCAACAGTCAAacggggtcgctcaatctgctcaaatccagtcaaatggtgtccagtgacaatcgtccccatttgtcgcaaaaaccacacacacacacacacacacacacacacacacacacacacacacacacacacacacacacacacacacacaagtttgGTAAAGTTTAAAAGCTGATCCATGTTCTGTGCCCAGGGTGTTTTTGTCTTCAACAAGACCACATGCAGTTACTAATTTGCTGTTACACTCAAGGACACTGTCATCAATATCAAGGATATCTTATTGCTAGAATGCTCGTTTATATCCTGTTTGATTTGATTCTCGTGAAGAATACCCTTCAGTAAAAGCAAATATACACTACATGATGTtcaaaaagttgtttttgaCAACGAAAGATAGGTATCACGGATGTTTAATGTTTGTTGATACATCATCCAATTTTCTTTCAAATCCAATGTTGATATAATGTTGATATAATGTTTACAAGGAGATGTTatcaaaatgtaaaaatacaaaGACAATTTTGGATCGGTATTATTAAGTGAagaagcaaattatacctttaAGCTTATAACTAGTTGTTGATTCTATACATGCTCATTGTATAGTGCATCTATGAATTGTTAAATAAAACACTGCTATAACAACTAATGATTGCGTGAATGGGAAAATACAAGCGTACATATATCTTCTCACGCCATGCTAAAAATGGATCAAGAAGGTAGTTCTCTTCCCGTTCATTCTCGGTCTGTAAACATAGTGGAGACTATTAACATTTCCATGTTCATGCTCAAAGTATTTTTCTTGTCTAATTAGTAGGCCCTGCCTAATTGTATCTGCTGCATGTCTTTTTTGTTTAGTTTACTAGTGTTCCAATTGTGTTGTGTCCAATCATCTATTGAATTGAActtttcataaaataacatttctGTGCATGAATCATATCTGCGGCATAATAATGACACATAGAATCCGCATCACCATTGCTCAGGAATAAGTAAATCTGCTGTTGCATTATAGCCACAAAACAACACATATACTGTGATCAGCCGTTGCATATGACCAGTTGCAGAAACTAAATGATATACTATATCTGATTAAAAAGTATTGTATTTGCATTTATAATTTTGAATATcgacattttctgcagtttctTACTTCAAAcaatttagataaataaaacagCTTAAGACCTGaattagttttttttattttcctggggttttattttgtttttaccaacaaaaggacgTAATACGAGTAGCAATGCGTTTTTATGCATAAAACGAAGAAATACCTTTTTATTTAAGATATGTACGTAAAGAAGCAAACGGGCTGATTCAGATAAAAGGAACTAAACAAATGTGCATCAGGATGTTGCGTTTCTTTCGTACTCCTGTGTAAAATCTAGCTTCACAGTACCAACAGGATCCTAATGATATGTCAAGTTCGTCGATCAATAGAAATAACAATTATTCTTGCAGCAGCTTTAACGAAGAAGAGTACGTTGTTTATTCGACAGCGTGTCATACATCCGATTTTCAGAGAAGTGTAATATTCAAAATTCTTGATTTCTCATAATATTGGGCAAGACTTGTGTTAAAAATGTATTAACGTTCGTACCATGAAATTCCTCTGAACCATTCTTCACCTACTGGTCAGCTAGCATTTAGAGCCATACAAGATGATAGAAATTCTTATCATCCTTGCGAGCACCTCGCTTTGTGGAGGTACCATAGTAACACCAAAGAGTCACACATATAGGAACACTGGTATCGACAACAAGTTGTTTTCGGAAAACGTTGTGTTTGAGTCAGCGGTCACCAATGACATGCAGTGTGCTCGTCTCTGCAGCCAGCATGATGTTTGCCAGTCGTTCACCTTCTCCAGCACGGTGTGCAGAGGTCATTCTCTTCTGGTGACGTCCAACTCGTCATCATCTGTAGATACCGCTGGAGCAGAAACGTTTGGTAAGACTATTGCTTTTAGGTTTGTTTAATCATGCACGCAAGTAAAGGTACAAGTAAGCACTGAAAAACACAAGAGCATACACGCGCAGGCACGCACAAGCTCGCAATTACAAACTGACAAGACTGATATATTGTGAAtgctttcttttattttttaaagaattgttGTACATTTTTCTGTTCAAGATGTTTAATGAAGATCAAATTGTCATTGATATTATTACgcttttgatgatgatgacaacaaaAACATTTGGGCGAGTTAGCAAAGGTTGTTTATGAAATGCGGAATTCAGTTTGCAAACGAAACAATATGACCAGTAAACCGTCTGTAAAAATTGACCAATGggcacatatgtgaccctccacaacggaatgagtcgcatgtcacctttgcatgattttcatagttttacattttcttaaagagttttttatgctctatccagtgctGAACCCCGTTTAAGAAAAGAGCGAAAAGTGTTtaagttataagcctgtgactaaggtgacccgtacactgttaccagacaccccccagacttatattaagcgtagcgcagaaccgcgcgaggtgacatgcgactcatttcgtggtggagggtcacatattaggTTTTTATTTGTAAATTGTGTCAAAAGAACAATTTACAATACGCAAGTATGGATGAGTCCAgggtcgaacgctgaagaagaagaaggatgagtCCAGGATCATACCAGCACTACCTTACTTTTACAGATGTGGACGATTGCGCCTCTAGTCACTGTCAGAACGGAGGGAGCTGTGTAGATCAGATCAATACCTACACGTGCAACTGTCAGGCTGGCTACACTGGAACCCACTGTGAAACAGGTAAGACAATTACTTAattctttttatgtatttaaatatttattaaatttattgtgtgtgtgtgtgtgtgtgtgtgtgtgtgtgtgtgtgtgtgtgtgtgtgtgtgtgtgtgtgtgtgtgtgtgagagtgcatgcgtgtgtgtgtgcgtgtgtaagtgtgtaagtgtgtatgtgtgcttgtgtgaggttgggtgtgtgtcataatgtgttgtgcaatatggcatgaaCATCTGTTTAGATTTGTTGTTAACAATTACAGCTTTGTTTTccatgtttattatcttttacgaagtaattatagtaaaatagtcttttatgtttcttatttgttcgaccttcttaggattatggagttttatgcactgccttttatagttaactaaacttttgtatttgaaatagcccATTGCAGTCGGTGTAGGCCTCAAGCATattttgtccagtatttaatttaattctctatttttgtatgaactcaaatgtttagtgttcttagtatgtcttgttaggctaagttctatttaatcagagtatgtttgcgtgtgcttatacctagtgatattgtaaagcgcatagtgcttttagttatgcgctatagaaatctccttaataaataaatacataaaaacaaTGGCGAGCATGATATTGTAGACAAGGGAAGGTTACAACCACATTAGCGGCTCGTATTTTGAGACAGTACGAAAGTATATGACACTTGTCATTCCAGGCTTGAGCGGCGTCCTTCATACTATCATGCACTGTCAAATCATGGACTTACAACCACACGAGCTATCAGTTGAGATGTAAAATAATCATCCAGTGATGACTTGCTCAAACTGTTTAACACAGTTTTCTacaaaacaattacttattGTCATTATTACATTTGTATTTTCCTTTCTCAACGATGGTAACATGTACTATTTATCATTTtttgttttccatttttgattaaattaatAATCAacaaatccacacaaaaaaagatgtTCTGTGGGGATCAATAGAATACACTTAGTAATATTATCAGTCAGCTGTCTGATAAACCTATTGGAACGAAGGTGACAATTTAAGATTTTTTGCAAGATTTGTCATAGTTAAActtgtgataaaaaaaaacctgttctTGATTATACCAATTGTGCAGATGTGGACGAGTGCGCCTCGAGTCCCTGTCAGAACGGAGGGAGCTGTGTAGATCAGGTCAATGCCTACACGTGCATCTGTCAGGCTGGCTACACCGGAATCCGCTGTGAAACAGGTGAGAAAATGGGTCTCCTTTGACGAATCGGTATCTATGAACACTAAATAAATAATATGATGACCGGAAGTCCGGACTCCTGTCAGAGGAGCTGGGCGatgcaaaccgctcgctgattaaaattcatttaattatttggcaaAGTTTCCGAGcggttttgagcaaatcattgaaggcgtttctaaattacagtacagcaaATGTTTCTTGAACTTTAtcaggtccaaatcgtcagaaaactttcaaAAATGGCACCTTCGGTATACCTCTTTTAAGTATTCAAATTGCATTATATTTAGTACTAACAAACAAGTAGTCACTTTTTGTGTACTTCCTATCTCAATTTTTTTGTTTCAATGATCAATGAAATATGAATACTAGTATTTATTGCAATGTTCGAgttgtgtctgttttgttttgttttgttttgttttatcagGACAACTTACTAAACTTAACAACCACAAAAAGAgatatttttttaacaaaacagGAAAGGTTATTTGAGGAAACATTGAACAGAGTTTGCAAATGAAACAATATAACCAAAAAATTTGAACGAAAGTAACAATGTAAGTTTTTGTTCAAGATCATACCGGCACACCTTAGTCTACCGCTTATTTAACTGTACAGATATCGACGAGTGCGCCTCGAGTCCCTGTCAGAACGGAGGGAGCTGTACAGATCAGGTCAATGCCTACACGTGCAACTGTCAGGCTGGCTACACTGGAACTCACTGTGAAACAGGTAGGACACTTTGATATTGTTGATAATAAAAGGTTATATTCCCACTGACGGTTCGTATCGAGACAGTACGATACAATACAAGGAACACTCTCAAAAATGTGTATAATGCCAAAGATGCCATTATTGGAAATGTAAGCTGGATATGAGCGAAACAACAATTACAATATTTGAAGAAGGACTAGATTTCCTGCAGACTTCAATCCGTTCGTGATTATCTTGCTAGAATAGTTAATACTAAACCTTATCCATGAGCAAAATACAGTAAAAGTCAattatttaaaaacatttttaaaaaggGTGGGAAAGGGCCTTGGTTTCGTGGAAACTTAAATGTTTTTTGTAACGATGATCATTAAAAGATCACGTGTATGCTAAATCTGACACAGACAAAGAGTCTGTTTATCTCTATTATCAGAAAATGATCCCTTATTAGAATCACAAGGACAAAGTAGCAGCTAATGTGTACATTCACGCGTATCAATAGTTAAACATTAAAATGTATTGCGTATGTATGATTTCAATGGGATAAGGAGTACATAGATATCTTTACAGTCCTTGTTTAAAATATTAACTTTTCAGATGTGGACGAGTGCGCCTCTAGTCCCTGTCAGAACGGAGGGAGCTGTGAGGATCAGGTCAATTCCTACACGTGCAACTGTTCGGCTGGCTACACTGGATCTAACTGTGAAACAGGTAGTACAAGGGGCAACCTTATAATGATGTATTCTTAAGTGTTCAAATTGCATTTAGCAATAACAAAGAAGAAGTCACTTGtatattttgttttatatgGTCATAATTAAAGATTACGAAACACAAGTTAGATCATACCGGCACACCTTAGTCTTCCGCTTATTTTGAAATGTATTAATTCTACAGATATCAATGAGTGCGCCTCTAGTCCCTGTCAAAACGAAGGGAGCTGTGTAGATCAGGTCAATGCCTACACGTGCATCTGTCAGGATGGCTACACTGGAACTCACTGTGAAACAGGTAGGACACTTTGATATTGTTGATAATAAAAGGTTATATTCCCACTGACGGTTCGTATCGAGACAGTACGATACAATACAAGGAACACTCTCAAAAATGTGTATAATGCCAAAGATGCCATTATTGGAAATGTAAGCTGGATATGAGCGAAACAACAATTACAATATTTGAAGAGGGACTAGATTTCCTGCAGACTTCAATCCGTTCGTGATTATCTTGCTAAAATAGTTAATACTAAACCTTAACCATGAGCAAAATACAGTAAAAGTCAattatttaaaaacatttttaaaaaggGTGGGGAAGGGCCTTGGTTTCGTGGAAACTTAAATGTTTTTTGTAACGATGATCATTAAAAGATCACGTGTATGCTAAATCTGACACAGACAGTCTGTTTATCtctatttaaaaaaatgatCACCTCTTAAGTGCAAATGTGATTAGAATTACAGGGACAAAGTAGCAGCTAATGTGTACATTCACGTGTGTCAATAGTTAGACATTAAAACGTAGTGTGTATGTATGATTTCAATTGGATAAGGAGTACATAGATATCTTAACAGTCCTTGTTTAAAATATTAACTTTTCAGATGTGGACGAGTGCGCCTCTAGTCCCTGTCAGAACGGAGGGAGCTGTGAGGATCAGGTCAATTCCTACACGTGCAACTGTTCGGCTGGCTACACTGGATCTAACTGTGAAACAGGTAGTACAAGGGGCAACCTTATAATGATGTATTCTTAAGTGTTCAAATTGCATTTAGCAATAACAAAGAAGAAGTCACTTGtatattttgttttatatgGTCATAATTAAAGATTACGAAACACAAGTTAGATCATACCGGCACACCTTAGTCTTCCGCTTATTTTGAAATGTATTAATTCTACAGATATCAATGAGTGCGCCTCTAGTCCCTGTCAAAACGAAGGGAGCTGTGTAGATCAGGTCAATGCCTACACGTGCATCTGTCAGGATGGCTACACTGGAACTCACTGTGAAACAGGTAGGACACTTTGATATTGTTGATAATAAAAGGTTATATTCCCACTGACGGTTCGTATCGAGACAGTACGATACAATACAAGGAACACATTTGAAAATGTGTCTAATGCCAAAGATGCCATTATTGGAAATGTAAGCTGGATATAACCGAAACAACAATTACAATATTTGAAGAGGGACTAGATTTCCTGCAGACTTCAATCCGTTCGTGATTATCTTGCTAGAATAGTTAATACTAAACCTTAACCATGAGCAAAATATTGTAAAAGTCAATtatttaaaaacatttaaaaaaaaaaaaagggtgggGAAGGGCCTTGGTTTTGTGGAAACTTAAATGTTTTTTGTAACGATGATCATTAAAAGATCACGTGTGTGCTAAACCTGACACAGACAAAGAGTCTGTTTATCTCTATTTTCTAAAAATGATCACCTCTTATGAGTTCAAATATGATTAGAATCACAAGGACAAAGTAGCAGCTAATGTGTACATTCACGCGTGTCAATAGTTAAACATTAAACTGGATTGCGTATGTATGATTTTAATGGGATAAGGAGTACATATATATCTTTACAGTCCTTGTTTAAAATATTAACTTTTCAGATGTGGACGAGTGCGCCTCTAGTCCCTGTCAGAACGGAGGGAGCTGTGTGGATCAGGTCAATTCCTACACGTGCAACTGTCAGGCTGGCTACAATGGAACTCACTGTGAAACAGGTAGTACAAGGGGAAACCTTATAATGATGTATTCTTAAGTGTTCAAATTGCATTATATTTAGTAATAACAAAGAAGAAGTCACTTGTATATTTTGTTTCCGATCTGAATCTTATTAACGTTTAAATATTTTCTTTCAAATGATGGAAGAATGCCAGTTGGTATTGCAATGTTCGAGTTGctgtgtctgttttgtttgattttgtgtgtgttttttttatcaggACAACGTACTgaatttaacaacaacaaaaattgaatagaatgaaaataaaataaaaacatgaaagATTATTTGAGGAAAAATGTAATTGAGTTTGCAAGTGAAACAATATAACCATCTGTCTGCAAAAAACCCAGAGAAAGTAAGGTAACAATGAAGTGTTTTTTTCAAGATAGATCATAATTAAACTTTACGTAACTAAAGTTAGATCATACCGGCACACCTTAGTCTTCCGCTTATTTTGAAATGTATTAATTCTACAGATATCAATGAGTGCGCCTCTAGTCCCTGTCAAAACGAAGGGAGCTGTGTAGATCAGGTCAATGCCTACACGTGCATCTGTCAGGATGGCTACACTGGAACTCACTGTGAAACAGGTAGGACACTTTGATATTGTTGATAATAAAAGGTTATATTCCCACTGACGGTTCGTATCGAGACAGTACGATACAATACAAGGAACACTCTCAAAAATGTGTATAATGCCAAAGATGCCATTATTGATATGAGCGAAACAACAATTTCAATAATTATTTGAAGAGGGACTAGATTTCCTGCAGACTTCAATCCGTTCGTGATTAACTTGCTAGCATAGTTAATACTAAACCTTAACCATGAGCAAAATACAGTAAAAGTCAATAACAACAAATTCAAAATTGGAAATAATCCGTTTTGTTATAATCAATGGACCAAACATAACATCCTTCTTGTTAAAGATCTGACAAATGAAGAAGGAACTTTCTACACAGTTGAagaatttaaacaaaaatatgATATACAAACAGTTAACTTTCTTGAATATTACAGTTGCATTTCAGCTATCAAGAAATACGTAAAAGATTCAAACATAGACATTGACAATTCACTTCCGAATACCTCCAGTAAAGCGTACAGTATGACACTAGGAAGTCCTAAAGGATCTAGACTGttttatgatgtttttgttcaaAAAATTGATACACCTAATCCATGCAAAAAATGGGAACAAATGCTAGAGAATGAAATAGATTGGGATAAGATATTtttcaaaacacataaaatTAAAGAAATCCGTTTAAAATGGTTCCAGATGAAAATCACATACAGGACACTTGTAACGAATTCTATTCTAAAAGAAATGAGAATAGTA is part of the Littorina saxatilis isolate snail1 linkage group LG15, US_GU_Lsax_2.0, whole genome shotgun sequence genome and harbors:
- the LOC138948799 gene encoding sushi, nidogen and EGF-like domain-containing protein 1; the encoded protein is MIEILIILASTSLCGGTIVTPKSHTYRNTGIDNKLFSENVVFESAVTNDMQCARLCSQHDVCQSFTFSSTVCRGHSLLVTSNSSSSVDTAGAETFDVDDCASSHCQNGGSCVDQINTYTCNCQAGYTGTHCETGKTIT